The following nucleotide sequence is from uncultured Draconibacterium sp..
AGTATGGGAATCACTGTAAAAGGTGCTTCACCATTCAATAACTAAAAATATCTTTTACGATGGGCAGAATTACGAAAAATCAAAAAGCGTCTTTGGATAAACTCGAAAAAGGAAAAGCTTACTCTATCGATGAAGCAGCAGAGCTGGTGAAAGAAATTACCTTCACTAAATTTGATGCATCGGTTGATATTGACGTAAGACTTGGAGTTGATCCTAGAAAAGCTAACCAGATGGTTAGGGGCGTAGTTTCGTTACCCCATGGAACAGGTAAAGAGGTACGTGTTTTGGCAATGGTTACTCCTGACAAAGAGCAGGAAGCCAAAGATGCCGGAGCGGACTATGTAGGACTTGACGAGTACGTTGAGAAAATAAAAGGTGGTTGGACCGATGTAGATGTTATTATTACCATGCCTCCAGTAATGGGGAAAGTAGGGCAGTTAGGACGTATTTTAGGTCCTCGTGGCTTAATGCCAAACCCTAAAAGTGGTACTGTAACTATGGAAGTTGGAAAAGCTATCTCCGAAGTAAAACAGGGTAAAATTGATTTTAAAGTTGACAAATTTGGTATTGTTCATACTACAATCGGGAAAGTTTCTTTCTCGGCTGATAAAATTAAAGACAATGCCGTTGAATTTCTTAACATGATCAACAAACTTAAACCTGTTGCTGCAAAAGGAACCTACATTAAGAGTATCTATTTATCAAGTACCATGAGCCCTGGTATCCAAGTAGAAGCTAAGTCGTTTGCAGAATAAAAATGAGGAATTATGAAGAGTTCAGAGAAACAAGTTATTATTAATCAGTTACAAGAACAGATAGATTCATACGACCATTTTTACCTGACCGACATTGCCGGCTTAAATGCTGAAGATACCAGTGATTTAAGGAGACTATGTTTCAGCCAAGATGTAAAACTGGTTGTTGTTAAGAATACTCTACTACGAAAAGCTCTTGAAAACTCTGCTAAAGAGGCTGAAGAGATTTTTGATGCACTAAAGGGAAACACCACAGTAATGTTTTCTTCAAACGGAAATACTCCGGCTAAATTGATTAAAGACTTCGCTAAAAAGCACAAAAAGCCTGTATTGAAGGCCGCTTTTGTTGAAGAATCAGTTTACATGGGAGCTGACCAATTGGAGGCATTAATTGCCGTTAAATCTAAAAACGAGCTTATTGCTGATGTTGTTGCTCTGTTACAATCACCAATGAAAACAGTTCTCGGACAGTTGCAGTCTGGTGGTAATATCATTCACGGTGTTCTTGATACACTGAAAGAAAAAGAATAATTTTTTTGAAATAATATTTAAAAAGAAATAAAAATGGCAGATTTAAAACAGCTTGCAGAAGAGTTGGTAAACTTGACTGTTAAAGAGGTTAAC
It contains:
- the rplJ gene encoding 50S ribosomal protein L10, yielding MKSSEKQVIINQLQEQIDSYDHFYLTDIAGLNAEDTSDLRRLCFSQDVKLVVVKNTLLRKALENSAKEAEEIFDALKGNTTVMFSSNGNTPAKLIKDFAKKHKKPVLKAAFVEESVYMGADQLEALIAVKSKNELIADVVALLQSPMKTVLGQLQSGGNIIHGVLDTLKEKE
- the rplA gene encoding 50S ribosomal protein L1, whose protein sequence is MGRITKNQKASLDKLEKGKAYSIDEAAELVKEITFTKFDASVDIDVRLGVDPRKANQMVRGVVSLPHGTGKEVRVLAMVTPDKEQEAKDAGADYVGLDEYVEKIKGGWTDVDVIITMPPVMGKVGQLGRILGPRGLMPNPKSGTVTMEVGKAISEVKQGKIDFKVDKFGIVHTTIGKVSFSADKIKDNAVEFLNMINKLKPVAAKGTYIKSIYLSSTMSPGIQVEAKSFAE